From the Carassius gibelio isolate Cgi1373 ecotype wild population from Czech Republic chromosome B25, carGib1.2-hapl.c, whole genome shotgun sequence genome, one window contains:
- the LOC128014459 gene encoding centrosomal protein of 152 kDa isoform X2, whose translation MSIDFDSAALQTQQEEEEYDQEDYAREQELHKLLTDLPDDMLDDSADSSTCSRPEDNNRPQHAWDVPQWEHPRPSSHEQHYEEDDQGSYHEDYSYRSHTSQSNSHPHHLQTGTEHVATGWDQQNYQYQNRDYAHSSAGTDDFSTGVGAEQDVYSHNALQHGAGPPGDEARALGEHNHIRQHFQVFDNGGAGNKPTGNCRASYHPHQPSNQAEMFSPQVTYQNNHFDQIQRDFLDSAPHSADGQQLAQLQIVNRAQSGQIEELEQKLEDCRRKMRYLEHQFAIVKDEKDGLTVSLKESSALVEEAKEREAQLQGRVRSLEKQIQSLTDREQESLKQQRVAEVAMDSMKQQMMDLCRSDTLTRAREQHDRDVTAIREQYEAQLLTLKQKLDAQSLSLNEQAEAGQRLQDQVRLLERQREGDQVDRAAVINTLAQRLEESQQQCAKLLHTGSVQEMSQLQLKLQQAQSTCAIREDLSKALQEELTELKEQINLYESAIKHGALESNGDWESQLSESCVDLGIKKPKWRNGRIHSKPHIAEAGDSTLLKEDVVRELKSELQRCLSHLKTKRLKISELQEELRRSQSRTEQLQTRLEQDSEVRESSLEKHLETSPMTAAPHKDLIRLQKERQVLQERVEALEKRNQELKQSEEKMKSANSELCTKMREMIQELDQEKREAAERDERTRQQFRDDVVNGVRMELTQEHTAHIEQLTHQHQQHLQQLQSKLADLRQEVLAVQECYISVCKEKDKLEENLQNKLEEQRRLIENELKRREDSEAALERLRSDLECQHQEDVTRLRAQWKIDTQTETELQVREQLETARKSWQQEQETLEQSWAQRLQEAEEELRKARQSDTCEGAAGQLISAEQLEVRLRAQRETLQQEAATAWHRAVEEAVRHAQREMQQKHTDDITLQVEGARSRWLQDLTSLPEYKSSLQREKDEWERLQQQRVQEQVSSAVKAVEERWQDTLRTKCTELEQCNMRNGELQEQVLTLRTRLERVCREQAALLKAELAAARDVWIRDKQEEMSRLRTQLQREQKQKLQAALEQTDKQRDTELHETLREKEQEWRDQQEIRLQEEMLSELKEVLQDGGESRRIGEEQQLTIRSRVWEICRETLSQTKQELKKSSADKLRRVLKETQERHEAEIALTAQRKQSEGAESLAKLQKKNQELQRHLEKACRQLQRSVREHKNTLQKMKDEHEAALQKEQQGHLRALEELKQTSNAEALSSGSVSQQNLQAGLEEMKERYMKAVEKIRGDMLRYLQDSKERAAELIRTEVLRERQDTARRMRRYYLTCLQELLEDGGQAAGAEKKIINAASKLAAMAKVLETPVAKRKLSRTQGSQGGSDKTDTEASGSPAKLLGTEALKDGKNQHNLTDSNYTSMTAKQKDVRSKSIEPDSLKSVGVCGSKDTFTVGQVTQKHTQFAHDGVFNSVNVTLRKHSREMFMEGFGEPSSSVQPFLIEEDPVRDNGPSDWSLTSNGSNFLHLTSSRPDPGKPFSVSGGLDFRSSIGDDSDVTIYKEFVKPRSYSKPDVCVDRRTDQHGEPTPGSEGHGVRKKCPKSLFSELKVYQQDSGFDSPLALLQK comes from the exons ATGTCCATTGATTTCGACAGTGCAGCTCTACAGACccagcaggaggaagaggagtaTGATCAGGAAGACTACGCCAGAGAACAAGAG ctcCACAAGCTCCTGACTGATCTCCCTGATGATATGCTAGATGACAGCGCTGACAGCTCCACCTGCAGCCGTCCAGAAGACAACAACAG ACCGCAGCATGCCTGGGATGTCCCACAATGGGAGCATCCAAGACCTTCTTCCCATGAGCAA CACTATGAGGAGGATGATCAAGGCTCTTATCATGAGGACTACAGCTACAGGAGTCACACGTCTCAGAGCAACAGTCACCCTCATCACCTCCAGACCGGGACAGAACATGTGGCCACCGGCTGGGACCAACAGAACTACCAGTACCAGAACCGAGACTATGCACACTCCTCCGCAGGCACGGATGACTTCTCCACTGGGGTCGGGGCGGAACAGGACGTGTACTCTCATAATGCTCTTCAGCATGGGGCAGGCCCCCCCGGAGATGAGGCTCGAGCTCTAGGAGAGCATAACCACATCAGACAGCACTTTCAG GTGTTTGATAATGGAGGAGCTGGGAACAAACCCACTGGCAACTGCAGAGCCAGTTACCATCCACATCAACCTTCAAACCAGGCCGAGATGTTCAGTCCTCAAGTGACCTATCAGAATAACCACTTTGACCAGATTCAGAGGGACTTCCTGGACTCAGCACCAC ATTCAGCAGACGGTCAGCAGCTGGCGCAGCTTCAGATTGTAAACCGAGCTCAATCTGGACAGATCGAGGAGCTGGAACAGAAACTAGAGGACTGCAGGAGGAAGATGAGATATCTGGAGCACCAGTTCGCCATCGTCAAAG ATGAGAAAGATGGTCTGACTGTATCACTGAAGGAGTCCAGTGCACTCGTGGAGGAGGCGAAAGAGAGAGAAGCGCAGCTGCAGGGCAGAGTCAGATCTCTGGAGAAACAGATCCAGTCTCTCACAGACCGAGAGCAAGAG agCCTGAAGCAGCAGCGTGTGGCCGAGGTGGCGATGGACAGCATGAAGCAGCAGATGATGGATCTGTGTCGCTCAGACACTCTGACACGAGCACGGGAGCAGCACGATAGAGACGTGACCGCTATCCGTGAGCAGTACGAAGCACAACTGCTCACCCTTAAGCAGAAACTAGACGCACAATCACTGAGTCTGAACGAGCAG gcggAGGCGGGCCAGCGGCTGCAGGATCAGGTCCGGCTGCTGGAGCGTCAGAGAGAAGGGGATCAGGTGGACAGAGCCGCCGTCATCAACACCCTCGCACAGCGCCTGGAGGAGAGCCAGCAGCAGTGTGCCAAACTGCTCCACACTG GCTCTGTTCAAGAGATGAGTCAGTTACAGCTGAAGCTCCAGCAGGCTCAGTCTACCTGCGCTATCAGAGAAGACCTCAGCAAAGCCCTGCAG GAAGAGTTGACTGAACTGAAGGAGCAGATAAATCTGTATGAGTCTGCCATTAAACATGGAGCCCTGGAGTCTAATGGAGACTGGGAGAGCCAGCTGTCTGAGTCCTGCGTGGACCTGGGCATCAAGAAGCCCAAGTGGAGAAATGGACGGATCCACAG CAAACCTCATATTGCAGAAGCAGGAGACTCGACCCTGCTGAAGGAGGACGTGGTGCGAGAGCTGAAGAGCGAGTTGCAGCGCTGCCTGAGTCACCTGAAGACCAAGCGTCTGAAGATCTCTGAGCTTCAGGAGGAGCTGCGACGCTCTCAGAGCAGAACAGAGCAGCTGCAGACGCGGCTAGAGCAGGACTCTGAG GTGAGGGAGAGCAGCTTGGAGAAACACCTGGAAACATCCCCCATGACTGCAGCTCCTCACAAAGACCTCATCAGACTGCAGAAAGAACGGCAGGTGCTGCAGGAGAGAGTGGAG GCTCTGGAGAAGAGGAATCAGGAGCTGAAGCAGAGTGAGGAGAAGATGAAGTCAGCCAACTCTGAGCTCTGCACCAAGATGAGAGAGATGATCCAGGAGCTGGACCAGGAGAAACGAGAAGCAGCAGAGAG GGATGAGAGGACTCGGCAGCAGTTCAGAGATGACGTGGTGAATGGTGTCCGGATGGAGCTGACACAGGAGCACACGGCTCACATAGAGCAACTCACTCACCAGCATCAGCAGCACCTCCAACAGCTCCA GTCAAAACTGGCTGATCTCAGACAGGAGGTGTTAGCTGTGcaggaatgctacatttctgttTGCAAAGAGAAAGACAAGCTGGAGGAAAATCTCCAAAACAAGCTTGAAGAACAGAGGAGATTGATAGAAAATGAG TTGAAGAGGCGAGAGGACAGTGAGGCTGCTCTGGAGAGACTGAGGTCTGATCTGGAGTGTCAGCATCAGGAGGACGTGACTCGGCTCAGAGCCCAGTGGAAGATAGACACACAGACTGAGACTGAGCTGCAGGTCAGAGAGCAGCTGGAAACGGCCAGAAAGAGCTGGCAGCAGGAGCAGGAGACG CTGGAGCAGTCCTGGGCTCAGCGGTTACAGGAGGCTGAGGAAGAGCTCAGGAAGGCCAGGCAGTCAGACACCTGTGAGGGAGCGGCGGGTCAGTTGATTTCAGCGGAGCAGCTGGAGGTCCGGCTCAGGGCTCAGAGGGAGACCCTGCAGCAGGAGGCTGCAACGGCCTGGCACAGAGCCGTGGAGGAAGCAGTACGACACGCTCAGAGAGAGATGCAGCAGAAACACACTGATGACATCACGCTCCAG GTTGAAGGTGCTCGTTCTCGATGGCTCCAGGACTTGACCTCCCTCCCAGAGTACAAAAGCAGTCTGCAGAGGGAAAAAGATGAGTGGGAGCGACTTCAGCAGCAGCGTGTCCAGGAACAG GTGTCCTCTGCTGTGAAGGCAGTGGAGGAAAGGTGGCAGGACACGCTCCGCACCAAATGCACTGAACTGGAGCAGTGTAACATGAGAAACGGGGAGCTCCAGGAGCAAGTGCTTACCCTCCGCACCCGACTGGAGCGTGTGTGCCgggagcaggctgccctcctgaaAGCAGAGCTGGCTGCAGCCCGAGACGTTTGGATCAGAGACAAGCAGGAGGAGATGTCCCGTCTCAGGACACAGCTCCAGAGAGAGCAGAAGCAGAAACTACAAGCCGCTCTTGAGCAAACCGACAAACAAAGAGACACAGAGCTACACGAAACTCTCAGAGAAAAGGAGCAGGAGTGGAGGGATCAACAAGAGATCAG ACTGCAGGAGGAGATGCTCAGTGAACTAAAGGAGGTTCTGCAGGACGGAGGGGAGAGCAGGAGGATTGGAGAAGAACAGCAGCTCACCATTAGATCCAGAGTCTGGGAGATCTGCAGAGAAACACTCAGCCAAACCAAACAGGAGCTGAAGAAG AGCAGCGCAGACAAGCTGAGACGTGTGCTGAAGGAAACCCAGGAGCGCCATGAGGCAGAGATTG CTCTGACTGCTCAGAGGAAGCAGAGTGAAGGTGCTGAGTCTCTGGCCAAACTCCAGAAGAAGAATCAAGAGCTCCAGAGACATCTAGAGAAGGCCTGCCGGCAGCTCCAGAGGAGCGTACGAGAGCACAAAAACACCCTGCAGAAGATGAAAG ATGAGCATGAGGCAGCCCTGCAGAAGGAGCAGCAGGGTCATCTCAGAGCCCTTGAGGAACTGAAACAAACCTCAAATGCAGAAGCACTTTCAAG CGGTTCAGTCAGCCAACAGAATCTTCAAGCAGGTCTTGAGGAAATGAAGGAGCGATACATGAAAGCAGTGGAGAAAATCAGAG GTGACATGCTGCGCTACCTGCAGGATAGTAAGGAGCGGGCGGCAGAGCTGATCAGGACTGAGGTCCTGAGGGAGAGACAGGACACGGCCAGACGCATGCGCAGGTACTACCTCACCTGTCTGCAGGAGCTGCTGGAGGACGGAGGCCAGGCCGCAGG AGCTGAGAAGAAAATCATAAATGCTGCTAGCAAACTGGCCGCCATGGCCAAAGTCCTGGAGACCCCGGTGGCCAAACGCAAGCTTTCGAGAACCCAGGGCTCTCAAG GTGGATCAGACAAAACAGACACTGAAGCCAGTGGTTCTCCTGCTAAACTCCTGGGAACCGAAGCCCTCAAGGATGGTAAGAACCAACACAATCTAACTGACTCGAACTACACATCCATGACGGCTAAACAGAAAGACGTCAGATCTAAATCCATCGAACCGGATTCCCTCAAGTCTGTAGGGGTATGTGGATCCAAAGACACTTTTACGGTTGGTCAGGTAACTCAGAAGCACACACAGTTTGCACACGATGGTGTTTTTAACAGCGTTAATGTCACACTGAGAAAGCACAGCAGGGAAATGTTCATGGAGGGTTTTGGAGAACCATCATCATCCGTCCAGCCCTTCCTGATCGAAGAAGATCCCGTTCGTGATAACGGCCCGAGCGACTGGAGTTTAACCAGTAACGGCTCTAACTTCCTTCACCTGACCTCGTCCCGTCCAGATCCTGGGAAGCCGTTCTCTGTTAGCGGCGGGTTGGACTTTAGAAGCTCCATCGGTGATGACTCTGATGTTACCATATACAAGGAGTTCGTTAAGCCTCGGTCTTACTCTAAACCCGATGTGTGTGTGGAcagaagaacagatcaacacggAGAGCCAACCCCTGGTTCTGAGGGACATGGGGTCCGGAAAAAGTGTCCAAAGAGCTTATTTTCGGAGTTGAAAGTGTATCAGCAGGACAGTGGGTTCGACAGCCCGTTGGCACTGCTTCAGAAATGA
- the LOC128014459 gene encoding centrosomal protein of 152 kDa isoform X1 encodes MSIDFDSAALQTQQEEEEYDQEDYAREQELHKLLTDLPDDMLDDSADSSTCSRPEDNNRPQHAWDVPQWEHPRPSSHEQHYEEDDQGSYHEDYSYRSHTSQSNSHPHHLQTGTEHVATGWDQQNYQYQNRDYAHSSAGTDDFSTGVGAEQDVYSHNALQHGAGPPGDEARALGEHNHIRQHFQVFDNGGAGNKPTGNCRASYHPHQPSNQAEMFSPQVTYQNNHFDQIQRDFLDSAPHSADGQQLAQLQIVNRAQSGQIEELEQKLEDCRRKMRYLEHQFAIVKDEKDGLTVSLKESSALVEEAKEREAQLQGRVRSLEKQIQSLTDREQESLKQQRVAEVAMDSMKQQMMDLCRSDTLTRAREQHDRDVTAIREQYEAQLLTLKQKLDAQSLSLNEQAEAGQRLQDQVRLLERQREGDQVDRAAVINTLAQRLEESQQQCAKLLHTGSVQEMSQLQLKLQQAQSTCAIREDLSKALQEELTELKEQINLYESAIKHGALESNGDWESQLSESCVDLGIKKPKWRNGRIHSKPHIAEAGDSTLLKEDVVRELKSELQRCLSHLKTKRLKISELQEELRRSQSRTEQLQTRLEQDSEVRESSLEKHLETSPMTAAPHKDLIRLQKERQVLQERVEALEKRNQELKQSEEKMKSANSELCTKMREMIQELDQEKREAAERDERTRQQFRDDVVNGVRMELTQEHTAHIEQLTHQHQQHLQQLQSKLADLRQEVLAVQECYISVCKEKDKLEENLQNKLEEQRRLIENELKRREDSEAALERLRSDLECQHQEDVTRLRAQWKIDTQTETELQVREQLETARKSWQQEQETLEQSWAQRLQEAEEELRKARQSDTCEGAAGQLISAEQLEVRLRAQRETLQQEAATAWHRAVEEAVRHAQREMQQKHTDDITLQVEGARSRWLQDLTSLPEYKSSLQREKDEWERLQQQRVQEQVSSAVKAVEERWQDTLRTKCTELEQCNMRNGELQEQVLTLRTRLERVCREQAALLKAELAAARDVWIRDKQEEMSRLRTQLQREQKQKLQAALEQTDKQRDTELHETLREKEQEWRDQQEIRLQEEMLSELKEVLQDGGESRRIGEEQQLTIRSRVWEICRETLSQTKQELKKSSADKLRRVLKETQERHEAEIAALTAQRKQSEGAESLAKLQKKNQELQRHLEKACRQLQRSVREHKNTLQKMKDEHEAALQKEQQGHLRALEELKQTSNAEALSSGSVSQQNLQAGLEEMKERYMKAVEKIRGDMLRYLQDSKERAAELIRTEVLRERQDTARRMRRYYLTCLQELLEDGGQAAGAEKKIINAASKLAAMAKVLETPVAKRKLSRTQGSQGGSDKTDTEASGSPAKLLGTEALKDGKNQHNLTDSNYTSMTAKQKDVRSKSIEPDSLKSVGVCGSKDTFTVGQVTQKHTQFAHDGVFNSVNVTLRKHSREMFMEGFGEPSSSVQPFLIEEDPVRDNGPSDWSLTSNGSNFLHLTSSRPDPGKPFSVSGGLDFRSSIGDDSDVTIYKEFVKPRSYSKPDVCVDRRTDQHGEPTPGSEGHGVRKKCPKSLFSELKVYQQDSGFDSPLALLQK; translated from the exons ATGTCCATTGATTTCGACAGTGCAGCTCTACAGACccagcaggaggaagaggagtaTGATCAGGAAGACTACGCCAGAGAACAAGAG ctcCACAAGCTCCTGACTGATCTCCCTGATGATATGCTAGATGACAGCGCTGACAGCTCCACCTGCAGCCGTCCAGAAGACAACAACAG ACCGCAGCATGCCTGGGATGTCCCACAATGGGAGCATCCAAGACCTTCTTCCCATGAGCAA CACTATGAGGAGGATGATCAAGGCTCTTATCATGAGGACTACAGCTACAGGAGTCACACGTCTCAGAGCAACAGTCACCCTCATCACCTCCAGACCGGGACAGAACATGTGGCCACCGGCTGGGACCAACAGAACTACCAGTACCAGAACCGAGACTATGCACACTCCTCCGCAGGCACGGATGACTTCTCCACTGGGGTCGGGGCGGAACAGGACGTGTACTCTCATAATGCTCTTCAGCATGGGGCAGGCCCCCCCGGAGATGAGGCTCGAGCTCTAGGAGAGCATAACCACATCAGACAGCACTTTCAG GTGTTTGATAATGGAGGAGCTGGGAACAAACCCACTGGCAACTGCAGAGCCAGTTACCATCCACATCAACCTTCAAACCAGGCCGAGATGTTCAGTCCTCAAGTGACCTATCAGAATAACCACTTTGACCAGATTCAGAGGGACTTCCTGGACTCAGCACCAC ATTCAGCAGACGGTCAGCAGCTGGCGCAGCTTCAGATTGTAAACCGAGCTCAATCTGGACAGATCGAGGAGCTGGAACAGAAACTAGAGGACTGCAGGAGGAAGATGAGATATCTGGAGCACCAGTTCGCCATCGTCAAAG ATGAGAAAGATGGTCTGACTGTATCACTGAAGGAGTCCAGTGCACTCGTGGAGGAGGCGAAAGAGAGAGAAGCGCAGCTGCAGGGCAGAGTCAGATCTCTGGAGAAACAGATCCAGTCTCTCACAGACCGAGAGCAAGAG agCCTGAAGCAGCAGCGTGTGGCCGAGGTGGCGATGGACAGCATGAAGCAGCAGATGATGGATCTGTGTCGCTCAGACACTCTGACACGAGCACGGGAGCAGCACGATAGAGACGTGACCGCTATCCGTGAGCAGTACGAAGCACAACTGCTCACCCTTAAGCAGAAACTAGACGCACAATCACTGAGTCTGAACGAGCAG gcggAGGCGGGCCAGCGGCTGCAGGATCAGGTCCGGCTGCTGGAGCGTCAGAGAGAAGGGGATCAGGTGGACAGAGCCGCCGTCATCAACACCCTCGCACAGCGCCTGGAGGAGAGCCAGCAGCAGTGTGCCAAACTGCTCCACACTG GCTCTGTTCAAGAGATGAGTCAGTTACAGCTGAAGCTCCAGCAGGCTCAGTCTACCTGCGCTATCAGAGAAGACCTCAGCAAAGCCCTGCAG GAAGAGTTGACTGAACTGAAGGAGCAGATAAATCTGTATGAGTCTGCCATTAAACATGGAGCCCTGGAGTCTAATGGAGACTGGGAGAGCCAGCTGTCTGAGTCCTGCGTGGACCTGGGCATCAAGAAGCCCAAGTGGAGAAATGGACGGATCCACAG CAAACCTCATATTGCAGAAGCAGGAGACTCGACCCTGCTGAAGGAGGACGTGGTGCGAGAGCTGAAGAGCGAGTTGCAGCGCTGCCTGAGTCACCTGAAGACCAAGCGTCTGAAGATCTCTGAGCTTCAGGAGGAGCTGCGACGCTCTCAGAGCAGAACAGAGCAGCTGCAGACGCGGCTAGAGCAGGACTCTGAG GTGAGGGAGAGCAGCTTGGAGAAACACCTGGAAACATCCCCCATGACTGCAGCTCCTCACAAAGACCTCATCAGACTGCAGAAAGAACGGCAGGTGCTGCAGGAGAGAGTGGAG GCTCTGGAGAAGAGGAATCAGGAGCTGAAGCAGAGTGAGGAGAAGATGAAGTCAGCCAACTCTGAGCTCTGCACCAAGATGAGAGAGATGATCCAGGAGCTGGACCAGGAGAAACGAGAAGCAGCAGAGAG GGATGAGAGGACTCGGCAGCAGTTCAGAGATGACGTGGTGAATGGTGTCCGGATGGAGCTGACACAGGAGCACACGGCTCACATAGAGCAACTCACTCACCAGCATCAGCAGCACCTCCAACAGCTCCA GTCAAAACTGGCTGATCTCAGACAGGAGGTGTTAGCTGTGcaggaatgctacatttctgttTGCAAAGAGAAAGACAAGCTGGAGGAAAATCTCCAAAACAAGCTTGAAGAACAGAGGAGATTGATAGAAAATGAG TTGAAGAGGCGAGAGGACAGTGAGGCTGCTCTGGAGAGACTGAGGTCTGATCTGGAGTGTCAGCATCAGGAGGACGTGACTCGGCTCAGAGCCCAGTGGAAGATAGACACACAGACTGAGACTGAGCTGCAGGTCAGAGAGCAGCTGGAAACGGCCAGAAAGAGCTGGCAGCAGGAGCAGGAGACG CTGGAGCAGTCCTGGGCTCAGCGGTTACAGGAGGCTGAGGAAGAGCTCAGGAAGGCCAGGCAGTCAGACACCTGTGAGGGAGCGGCGGGTCAGTTGATTTCAGCGGAGCAGCTGGAGGTCCGGCTCAGGGCTCAGAGGGAGACCCTGCAGCAGGAGGCTGCAACGGCCTGGCACAGAGCCGTGGAGGAAGCAGTACGACACGCTCAGAGAGAGATGCAGCAGAAACACACTGATGACATCACGCTCCAG GTTGAAGGTGCTCGTTCTCGATGGCTCCAGGACTTGACCTCCCTCCCAGAGTACAAAAGCAGTCTGCAGAGGGAAAAAGATGAGTGGGAGCGACTTCAGCAGCAGCGTGTCCAGGAACAG GTGTCCTCTGCTGTGAAGGCAGTGGAGGAAAGGTGGCAGGACACGCTCCGCACCAAATGCACTGAACTGGAGCAGTGTAACATGAGAAACGGGGAGCTCCAGGAGCAAGTGCTTACCCTCCGCACCCGACTGGAGCGTGTGTGCCgggagcaggctgccctcctgaaAGCAGAGCTGGCTGCAGCCCGAGACGTTTGGATCAGAGACAAGCAGGAGGAGATGTCCCGTCTCAGGACACAGCTCCAGAGAGAGCAGAAGCAGAAACTACAAGCCGCTCTTGAGCAAACCGACAAACAAAGAGACACAGAGCTACACGAAACTCTCAGAGAAAAGGAGCAGGAGTGGAGGGATCAACAAGAGATCAG ACTGCAGGAGGAGATGCTCAGTGAACTAAAGGAGGTTCTGCAGGACGGAGGGGAGAGCAGGAGGATTGGAGAAGAACAGCAGCTCACCATTAGATCCAGAGTCTGGGAGATCTGCAGAGAAACACTCAGCCAAACCAAACAGGAGCTGAAGAAG AGCAGCGCAGACAAGCTGAGACGTGTGCTGAAGGAAACCCAGGAGCGCCATGAGGCAGAGATTG CAGCTCTGACTGCTCAGAGGAAGCAGAGTGAAGGTGCTGAGTCTCTGGCCAAACTCCAGAAGAAGAATCAAGAGCTCCAGAGACATCTAGAGAAGGCCTGCCGGCAGCTCCAGAGGAGCGTACGAGAGCACAAAAACACCCTGCAGAAGATGAAAG ATGAGCATGAGGCAGCCCTGCAGAAGGAGCAGCAGGGTCATCTCAGAGCCCTTGAGGAACTGAAACAAACCTCAAATGCAGAAGCACTTTCAAG CGGTTCAGTCAGCCAACAGAATCTTCAAGCAGGTCTTGAGGAAATGAAGGAGCGATACATGAAAGCAGTGGAGAAAATCAGAG GTGACATGCTGCGCTACCTGCAGGATAGTAAGGAGCGGGCGGCAGAGCTGATCAGGACTGAGGTCCTGAGGGAGAGACAGGACACGGCCAGACGCATGCGCAGGTACTACCTCACCTGTCTGCAGGAGCTGCTGGAGGACGGAGGCCAGGCCGCAGG AGCTGAGAAGAAAATCATAAATGCTGCTAGCAAACTGGCCGCCATGGCCAAAGTCCTGGAGACCCCGGTGGCCAAACGCAAGCTTTCGAGAACCCAGGGCTCTCAAG GTGGATCAGACAAAACAGACACTGAAGCCAGTGGTTCTCCTGCTAAACTCCTGGGAACCGAAGCCCTCAAGGATGGTAAGAACCAACACAATCTAACTGACTCGAACTACACATCCATGACGGCTAAACAGAAAGACGTCAGATCTAAATCCATCGAACCGGATTCCCTCAAGTCTGTAGGGGTATGTGGATCCAAAGACACTTTTACGGTTGGTCAGGTAACTCAGAAGCACACACAGTTTGCACACGATGGTGTTTTTAACAGCGTTAATGTCACACTGAGAAAGCACAGCAGGGAAATGTTCATGGAGGGTTTTGGAGAACCATCATCATCCGTCCAGCCCTTCCTGATCGAAGAAGATCCCGTTCGTGATAACGGCCCGAGCGACTGGAGTTTAACCAGTAACGGCTCTAACTTCCTTCACCTGACCTCGTCCCGTCCAGATCCTGGGAAGCCGTTCTCTGTTAGCGGCGGGTTGGACTTTAGAAGCTCCATCGGTGATGACTCTGATGTTACCATATACAAGGAGTTCGTTAAGCCTCGGTCTTACTCTAAACCCGATGTGTGTGTGGAcagaagaacagatcaacacggAGAGCCAACCCCTGGTTCTGAGGGACATGGGGTCCGGAAAAAGTGTCCAAAGAGCTTATTTTCGGAGTTGAAAGTGTATCAGCAGGACAGTGGGTTCGACAGCCCGTTGGCACTGCTTCAGAAATGA